The Acidimicrobiales bacterium genome includes the window TCGCTCTGGCCGTCTGTCTTGTCTGCGTACGACAACGTACAATAACGTACATGGCGACGATGACGATCAGCGAGGCGCGCTCAGCACTCGCCGAAGTGCTCGACCGCGTCGGCAGGGGCGAAGAGATCACGATCACTCGCCACGGTCGGCCGGTAGCGGTCGTCGTGCGGCCGGACGCGCTTCGTAGCCGTCGCGCGGAGCAAGTGCTGAGAACGGCAGAGCACACCCGGGCGCTCCTCGAGGCTGGTCGCCGTCGCGAGCTGTCGCGCGCATCGGGCATCACGGCTGACCGCGCCGATGAGTTGGTGAGCGCGATCAGGACAGATCGAGACGCGCGGCCCTGATGGACGCGTTCGACGCGGACGTATTGATCTACGCTGCCGTGCCCGGCCATCCGCTCGGCACTCCGGTGGCGGCACTGTTCCCCGAAGAGTCGCCTCACGATGCCGGCACCTTTGCAGGAGTGGGCTCCACGCTGCTCCTACCCGAAGTGCTCACCAAGCCGACGCGCGACGCGGCCGACGACGAGGTTGCGGCCCTC containing:
- a CDS encoding type II toxin-antitoxin system Phd/YefM family antitoxin, which gives rise to MATMTISEARSALAEVLDRVGRGEEITITRHGRPVAVVVRPDALRSRRAEQVLRTAEHTRALLEAGRRRELSRASGITADRADELVSAIRTDRDARP